The Streptomonospora litoralis genome window below encodes:
- a CDS encoding cytochrome ubiquinol oxidase subunit I — protein sequence MFEDPLLLARAQFALTASVHYLFVALTLGLAPFILFGQLRATLRRDESRMRAVRFWGGLYLVNYAMGVLSGLVMELQLALNWSGLSDVFGYAFGAPLAVETMGAFFVESTFLGLWIFGWDRMSRRAHLACFAVVTLTAYLSAYWVLVANGFLRYPVGLRMEDGTARISDPVALMANPSTLLALGHITVSSLLLGATVVVAVSAYHLARRSDADRMFGRGIRQGTAVLAAALIPTMLIGGLQFPVHDGAPPASGLTYSAAEIAAIEERAPSGNVFWAIGDTLMFGGWFLLVLLGLLLLAAWTFRGLDRWRWLLWPLTMAPFLPYGASVGGWLVRETQRQPWAVEDLLTTADAMTDMTPGMAVLSFSLFTAAFAVLATVTYRLLVHFARLGPERGPLAPAATGGPSDGDADADVAVHTY from the coding sequence ATGTTCGAAGACCCACTGCTGCTCGCCCGCGCGCAGTTCGCGCTGACCGCCAGTGTCCACTACCTCTTCGTGGCCCTGACCCTCGGGTTGGCCCCGTTCATCCTGTTCGGCCAACTCCGGGCGACCCTGCGCCGCGACGAGTCGCGCATGCGGGCGGTGCGGTTCTGGGGCGGGCTCTACCTCGTCAACTACGCCATGGGCGTGCTCTCCGGACTGGTGATGGAGCTGCAACTGGCGCTGAACTGGAGCGGGCTGAGCGACGTGTTCGGCTACGCCTTCGGCGCGCCGCTGGCCGTCGAGACGATGGGCGCGTTCTTCGTCGAGTCCACGTTCCTGGGCCTGTGGATCTTCGGCTGGGACCGGATGAGCCGCCGGGCGCACCTCGCGTGCTTCGCCGTGGTCACCCTGACCGCCTACCTATCGGCCTACTGGGTGCTGGTGGCCAACGGGTTCCTGCGCTACCCGGTGGGGCTGCGGATGGAGGACGGCACGGCGCGCATCAGCGATCCGGTGGCGCTGATGGCCAACCCGTCGACGCTGCTGGCACTCGGACACATCACCGTCAGCTCACTGCTTCTGGGGGCGACCGTGGTCGTCGCGGTCAGCGCCTACCACCTGGCCCGCCGCAGCGATGCCGACCGCATGTTCGGCCGGGGCATCCGCCAGGGAACGGCGGTACTGGCCGCTGCGCTCATCCCGACGATGCTGATCGGCGGACTCCAGTTCCCCGTGCACGATGGAGCACCCCCGGCGAGCGGGCTGACCTACAGCGCCGCCGAGATCGCGGCGATCGAGGAGCGGGCGCCCTCCGGAAACGTCTTCTGGGCGATCGGCGACACGCTGATGTTCGGCGGCTGGTTCCTGCTGGTGCTGCTCGGTCTGCTGCTGCTGGCCGCCTGGACCTTCCGCGGGCTGGACCGCTGGCGGTGGCTGCTGTGGCCGCTGACTATGGCGCCGTTCCTGCCCTACGGAGCGAGTGTGGGCGGCTGGCTCGTGCGGGAGACGCAGCGCCAGCCGTGGGCGGTGGAGGATCTGCTGACCACCGCCGATGCCATGACCGACATGACCCCCGGCATGGCGGTGCTGTCGTTCTCCCTGTTCACAGCCGCCTTCGCGGTTCTGGCGACCGTCACCTACCGCCTTCTGGTGCACTTCGCCCGGCTCGGGCCCGAGCGGGGGCCGCTGGCGCCCGCGGCGACGGGCGGACCGTCCGACGGCGACGCCGATGCGGACGTCGCCGTGCACACGTACTAG
- a CDS encoding spermidine synthase, with protein sequence MTAHGSGTGTRHPEVELMRDADRPDSWLLLVDGTPQSHVDLSDPAYLDFEYVQRIGHAVDLAAPSGERIRALHLGAGALTLARYIAATRPGSRQRAVDDNPRLIELVRESLPWDRRADLRVAVGDARTWLTERRAGSADVIVSDVFAGAQTPAALTSVEFFAEADRVLDAGGVCAANVGDGRRLRHVRAQAATLAAVFAHTVLIAAPGVLRGRRFGNFVLLGSQRPLPEDELTRRAHRDPDMARVLAGEVLERFVAGAAPVHDAAAKDSPAPPDDVFAR encoded by the coding sequence ATGACGGCGCACGGCAGCGGCACGGGAACGCGGCACCCCGAAGTGGAGCTGATGCGCGACGCCGACCGCCCCGACTCGTGGCTGCTGCTGGTCGACGGCACCCCGCAGTCGCACGTGGACCTGTCCGACCCCGCCTACCTGGATTTCGAGTACGTCCAGCGGATCGGGCACGCCGTCGATCTGGCCGCGCCGTCCGGCGAGCGGATCCGGGCGCTGCACCTGGGAGCGGGCGCCCTGACGCTGGCCCGCTACATCGCGGCCACGCGTCCAGGATCGCGCCAGCGTGCGGTGGACGACAATCCGCGGCTGATCGAGCTCGTCCGGGAGTCGCTGCCGTGGGACCGCCGCGCCGACCTGCGGGTCGCCGTCGGCGACGCCCGCACGTGGCTGACCGAGCGGCGCGCCGGCAGCGCGGATGTGATCGTGTCCGACGTCTTCGCGGGCGCGCAGACGCCGGCGGCGCTCACCTCGGTGGAGTTCTTCGCCGAAGCCGACCGGGTGCTCGACGCCGGCGGGGTGTGCGCGGCCAACGTGGGCGACGGCCGCCGGCTGCGCCATGTGCGCGCGCAGGCGGCGACGCTGGCGGCGGTCTTCGCCCATACCGTGCTGATCGCCGCGCCGGGCGTGCTCCGGGGCCGCCGGTTCGGCAACTTCGTGCTGCTGGGTTCGCAGCGGCCGCTGCCCGAGGACGAGCTCACCCGCCGAGCGCACCGCGACCCCGACATGGCCCGGGTCCTGGCCGGGGAGGTGCTGGAGCGCTTCGTCGCAGGCGCCGCCCCGGTCCACGACGCGGCGGCCAAGGACTCACCCGCGCCGCCGGACGACGTCTTCGCACGCTGA
- a CDS encoding response regulator, which translates to MIRVLLADDQALVRAGFRALLDSAPDIEVVGEAADGREAARLASVERPDVVLMDIRMPVLDGLAATERILADPRLESVRIVILTTFDLDEYIFEALRMGASGFLVKDTDPEDLLQGVRVVAGGEALLSPTVTRRLIADYAKRPRRPEPSARLAELTDREREVLALVAAGLSNEEIAERLVVSPATAKTHVSRTMVKLQVRDRAQLVVVAYESSLVAPGWAD; encoded by the coding sequence GTGATCAGAGTCCTTCTCGCCGACGACCAGGCTCTGGTTCGAGCCGGTTTCCGCGCGCTGCTGGACAGCGCCCCCGACATCGAGGTGGTGGGCGAGGCCGCGGACGGCCGCGAGGCGGCGCGCCTGGCTTCGGTGGAGCGCCCGGACGTGGTGCTCATGGACATCCGGATGCCGGTGCTCGACGGCCTGGCCGCCACCGAGCGGATCCTGGCCGATCCCCGGCTGGAGTCGGTGCGCATCGTCATCCTGACGACCTTCGACCTGGACGAGTACATCTTCGAGGCGCTGCGCATGGGCGCCAGCGGGTTCCTGGTCAAGGACACCGACCCCGAAGACCTGCTGCAGGGCGTCCGCGTGGTGGCCGGGGGCGAAGCGCTGCTGTCCCCTACGGTGACGCGGCGGCTGATCGCCGACTACGCCAAGCGGCCGCGCCGCCCAGAGCCCTCGGCGCGGCTGGCGGAGCTGACCGACCGCGAGCGCGAGGTCCTCGCGCTGGTGGCCGCCGGCCTGTCCAACGAGGAGATCGCCGAACGGCTGGTCGTCAGCCCCGCGACCGCCAAGACCCACGTCAGCCGCACCATGGTGAAGCTGCAGGTACGCGACAGGGCCCAGTTGGTGGTCGTCGCCTACGAGAGCTCGCTGGTGGCGCCCGGGTGGGCCGACTAG
- a CDS encoding sensor histidine kinase, giving the protein MLSGIRPRRGDAIVAAATAVLVVCSTMVAQSWPGAPPAERPLLPWGLLLVTAAVAPLAWRSRYPVAVAVVCTLASTVYYPLGFPDGGIGLAGVIALFGVAADGYRWQAWGLGLAQFLVLHVWEAVVLGAPRLGPALVMLELVLVVLVTAEVVRRRREYRNLARERAVEAARTREEAVQRRASEERVQLAREVHDAVAHSISLINVQAGTALYLIDSEPERAAEALATIKRTSRDTLQELRATLNVLRSVDEQAPRSPAPGLDRIEELAEGTRGAGLEVRVVGSGDTGRPISANVGSAAYRIVQEALTNVVRHADAASVTVEVARWDDGVRVLVSDDGAAAPTGFSVGNGITGMRERVAALGGHVAAGPHTDGGFAVRAWLPDPLAADAAGGGRGSAEPPPEGRADGGETDGGGAGGDGPPRRGRRERRG; this is encoded by the coding sequence GTGCTGTCTGGAATCCGTCCGCGCCGCGGCGACGCGATCGTCGCGGCGGCGACGGCCGTGCTGGTCGTCTGCTCCACGATGGTGGCCCAGTCGTGGCCGGGCGCGCCGCCCGCCGAGCGGCCGCTGCTGCCGTGGGGGCTGCTGCTCGTGACGGCGGCGGTGGCCCCGCTGGCCTGGCGCAGCAGGTACCCGGTCGCCGTCGCAGTCGTGTGCACCCTGGCGTCCACCGTGTACTACCCGCTGGGCTTCCCCGACGGGGGGATCGGCCTGGCCGGTGTCATCGCCCTGTTCGGCGTGGCGGCCGACGGTTACCGGTGGCAGGCCTGGGGGCTGGGGCTGGCGCAGTTTCTGGTGCTGCACGTCTGGGAGGCCGTGGTCCTGGGCGCCCCGCGGCTCGGACCGGCCCTGGTCATGCTGGAGCTGGTGCTGGTCGTGCTGGTCACCGCCGAGGTGGTGCGCCGCCGCCGCGAGTACCGCAACCTGGCACGCGAGCGCGCGGTGGAAGCTGCTCGCACCCGCGAGGAGGCGGTCCAGCGGCGCGCGTCGGAGGAGCGCGTGCAACTCGCCAGGGAGGTGCACGACGCCGTCGCGCACAGCATCTCGCTGATCAACGTGCAGGCCGGCACCGCGCTCTACCTGATCGACTCCGAGCCCGAGCGCGCCGCCGAGGCACTGGCCACCATCAAGCGGACCAGCAGGGACACCCTGCAGGAACTGCGCGCCACGCTGAACGTGCTGCGCTCCGTGGACGAACAGGCGCCGCGCTCCCCCGCACCGGGACTCGACCGCATCGAGGAACTGGCCGAGGGCACCCGCGGTGCCGGGCTGGAGGTGCGCGTGGTGGGCAGCGGCGACACGGGGCGGCCGATCTCGGCCAACGTCGGCTCCGCCGCCTACCGCATCGTCCAGGAGGCGCTGACCAACGTCGTGCGCCACGCCGACGCCGCGTCCGTCACGGTGGAGGTGGCGCGTTGGGACGACGGTGTCCGGGTGCTCGTGAGCGACGACGGTGCCGCGGCGCCGACCGGGTTCTCCGTAGGCAACGGCATCACCGGTATGCGCGAGCGGGTCGCCGCGCTGGGCGGCCACGTTGCGGCGGGCCCGCACACGGACGGAGGATTCGCTGTGCGGGCCTGGCTGCCCGACCCCCTGGCCGCCGACGCCGCCGGAGGCGGACGCGGGTCCGCGGAACCGCCGCCCGAGGGCCGTGCGGACGGCGGAGAAACGGATGGCGGCGGCGCGGGCGGCGACGGACCTCCGCGTCGTGGGCGAAGGGAGCGGCGCGGGTGA
- a CDS encoding cytochrome d ubiquinol oxidase subunit II has protein sequence MDIAAVVLLAGLVAGYLVLAGCDIGLGMLMPYVARTDAERRRAVSAMAPYFLGSEVWLLGAIGVTIGMFPAVKSAVIAGLWPAFVALLAGWLFRDAGLWLRGRMRGRAGRAVCDTWIVAGSWVLALSWGFAVGGMLGEGRLLSPFAIACALTSAGLFALRGAAFGAERLVPPGPGGDGAPRSLPRIAKASAAVEPAPAAAETRNTLASGGASAGSAGVDGVPSGRRRDSSTDQRAAAVRETATTVESAESADAAARVTRPVARAALLAGVLAAVAAPLPGGAVPDRPLAAAAAALVLLAALAATSGLSGPRLSRHTSALGLGSVPLLIAASVNLPIAPIPTGTALLFWSAILPVVPFIVVGQLWLYRVLRRPAPTSGFFA, from the coding sequence GTGGATATCGCCGCCGTCGTCCTCCTCGCCGGCCTGGTGGCCGGGTACCTGGTACTAGCCGGATGCGATATCGGGCTGGGCATGCTGATGCCCTACGTGGCGCGCACCGACGCCGAGAGGCGGCGGGCCGTGTCGGCGATGGCGCCCTACTTCCTGGGCAGCGAGGTGTGGCTGCTCGGCGCGATAGGCGTGACCATCGGGATGTTCCCCGCGGTGAAGTCCGCGGTGATCGCGGGGTTGTGGCCGGCGTTCGTGGCGCTGCTGGCCGGGTGGCTGTTCCGCGACGCCGGACTGTGGTTGCGCGGACGGATGCGCGGCCGCGCGGGGCGGGCCGTGTGCGACACCTGGATCGTCGCGGGTAGCTGGGTGCTGGCCCTGTCGTGGGGGTTCGCCGTCGGCGGGATGCTGGGCGAGGGGCGACTGCTGAGTCCGTTCGCGATCGCTTGCGCACTGACGTCCGCGGGGCTGTTCGCGCTGCGCGGCGCCGCGTTCGGCGCCGAGCGGCTGGTTCCACCGGGGCCGGGGGGCGACGGCGCGCCGCGGAGCCTGCCGCGGATCGCCAAGGCGAGCGCCGCGGTCGAGCCGGCACCGGCGGCGGCCGAGACACGGAACACCCTTGCCTCCGGCGGCGCGTCCGCAGGGAGCGCGGGAGTGGACGGCGTGCCGTCCGGCCGGCGGCGCGACAGCTCGACCGACCAGCGAGCCGCAGCCGTGCGCGAAACCGCGACGACGGTGGAATCGGCCGAGTCCGCCGACGCGGCCGCGCGGGTCACCCGCCCCGTGGCCCGGGCGGCGCTGCTGGCGGGGGTGCTGGCGGCGGTGGCGGCTCCGCTGCCGGGCGGCGCGGTGCCGGACCGTCCGCTGGCGGCCGCGGCAGCAGCGCTCGTACTTCTCGCCGCGCTCGCCGCGACGTCGGGCCTGTCGGGGCCGCGGCTGTCACGGCACACCTCGGCGCTGGGGCTGGGATCGGTGCCGCTGCTGATCGCGGCGTCGGTGAACCTGCCCATCGCCCCGATTCCCACCGGGACCGCCCTGCTGTTCTGGTCCGCCATACTCCCGGTTGTTCCGTTCATAGTGGTGGGACAGCTGTGGCTGTACCGGGTGCTCCGCCGTCCGGCGCCGACGTCGGGTTTCTTCGCTTGA
- a CDS encoding DMT family transporter codes for MSDFLSDSCASSDSASSASHADVNRSPAPENRTAPSAESASFAAGRQGPRREHSAGTGRGFALLVTAGLLWGTSGIAGHGLQAAGVPVLGIACYRLLFAGVVIGGFLALSGRLARLPRSRPLMVRLLVNGVLHAVFQCCYFASLTLIPVGLATLVKIGSVPVFVAVGICLLSRRAPTARLAVSVLLAVAGMALLVGFPATDASGTELALGMAFALGAGLTFSVMTLVNRSPVPGLDPLANAGTGLLIGGVLLLPLGLAAGMAVPMAPGPLATLAYLGLVPTVLAYLAYFGGVSRSSDAGAAVGTLAEPLTAALLSMALLDEEMTPLGAAGAVLLTAAMATDYTAGVLDRLRKRRRRRGR; via the coding sequence GTGTCCGATTTCCTGTCCGATTCCTGCGCTTCTTCCGACTCCGCCTCTTCCGCTTCGCACGCCGATGTGAACCGCTCGCCCGCACCTGAGAACCGGACCGCCCCTTCCGCAGAGTCCGCCTCCTTCGCCGCGGGGCGGCAAGGACCGCGGCGGGAGCACTCCGCGGGCACCGGGCGCGGATTCGCGCTGCTGGTGACCGCGGGCCTGCTGTGGGGCACCAGCGGGATCGCCGGCCACGGCCTGCAGGCGGCCGGTGTGCCCGTGCTGGGCATCGCCTGCTACCGGCTGCTGTTCGCCGGTGTGGTGATCGGCGGCTTCCTCGCCTTGTCGGGGCGGCTGGCGCGCCTGCCGCGCTCGCGCCCCCTGATGGTCCGGCTGCTGGTCAACGGCGTGCTGCACGCGGTCTTCCAGTGCTGCTACTTCGCCTCGCTGACGCTGATCCCCGTCGGGCTGGCGACCCTGGTCAAGATCGGCAGCGTCCCGGTCTTCGTGGCGGTGGGGATCTGCCTGCTGTCGCGCCGCGCCCCCACCGCGCGGTTGGCGGTCTCGGTGCTGCTGGCCGTGGCGGGGATGGCGCTGCTCGTGGGCTTCCCGGCGACCGATGCGAGCGGCACCGAACTGGCGCTGGGCATGGCGTTCGCGCTCGGCGCGGGACTGACCTTCTCAGTGATGACGCTGGTCAACCGCTCACCCGTGCCCGGCCTGGACCCGCTGGCCAACGCCGGGACGGGACTGCTGATCGGCGGTGTGCTGCTGCTGCCGCTCGGGCTGGCCGCGGGCATGGCGGTGCCGATGGCTCCCGGCCCGCTGGCCACGCTGGCCTATCTAGGCCTGGTCCCCACCGTGCTGGCCTACCTCGCCTACTTCGGCGGCGTGAGCCGCTCCTCCGACGCGGGTGCGGCCGTGGGCACGCTCGCCGAGCCGCTGACCGCGGCGCTGCTGTCGATGGCGCTGCTGGACGAGGAGATGACGCCGCTCGGCGCCGCCGGGGCCGTACTCCTGACGGCGGCGATGGCGACCGACTACACAGCGGGGGTGCTGGACCGGCTGCGGAAGCGGAGGCGGCGCCGCGGGCGCTGA